A window from candidate division KSB1 bacterium encodes these proteins:
- a CDS encoding phosphoglycerate kinase, with protein MAKLTLDDIDLAGKRVLMRVDFNVPIGEDGKVADDLRIRAALPSIRRVLQAGGSVVLMSHLGRPKGKRDEKYSLKPVAERLSELLGKPVKMAPDCIGPETEKMAQELKPGEVLLLENLRFHAEEEANDPDFARQLAKLGEIYVNDAFGTAHRAHASTEGVTKYFKICAAGYLMQKELEYLGKAVGEPERPYVAIMGGAKISGKIDVIQNLLPKVDALLIGGGMAYTFFKAKGYSIGNSLLEEDRIEVAKQVMADAQARGVELLLPLDNVVAKEVAEGAETQTTPDENVPEGWIGVDIGPRTIARFREKILGAKTIVWNGPMGVFEKDPFAKGTFAIAEALAEATKKGATTVVGGGDSAAAIAKAGLEDKVSHVSTGGGASLEFLAGLTLPGVAALTDK; from the coding sequence ATGGCCAAGCTGACTCTCGACGATATCGATCTGGCGGGAAAGCGTGTTCTCATGCGGGTCGATTTCAATGTGCCCATCGGCGAAGATGGCAAGGTAGCGGATGACCTGCGCATCCGGGCCGCCTTGCCGAGCATCCGGCGGGTCCTACAGGCCGGAGGCTCTGTGGTGCTGATGTCGCACCTCGGTCGCCCCAAGGGCAAGCGGGACGAGAAGTACAGCCTCAAGCCTGTGGCGGAGCGCCTCTCGGAGCTCCTCGGCAAGCCCGTGAAGATGGCGCCCGACTGCATTGGTCCGGAGACGGAGAAAATGGCGCAGGAGCTGAAGCCGGGCGAGGTGCTGTTGCTCGAGAACCTGCGCTTCCACGCGGAAGAAGAGGCCAATGATCCCGACTTCGCTCGGCAACTGGCCAAGCTGGGTGAAATCTACGTCAATGACGCCTTCGGCACGGCCCATCGCGCTCACGCCTCCACCGAGGGCGTCACCAAGTACTTCAAGATCTGCGCGGCCGGCTACCTGATGCAAAAAGAGCTCGAGTACCTCGGCAAGGCGGTTGGCGAGCCGGAGCGGCCCTACGTGGCGATCATGGGTGGGGCGAAGATCAGCGGCAAGATCGACGTGATCCAGAACCTGCTGCCCAAAGTGGACGCCCTCCTCATCGGCGGCGGGATGGCCTACACGTTCTTTAAGGCGAAGGGCTACTCCATCGGCAACTCGCTGCTGGAAGAGGACCGGATCGAGGTGGCCAAGCAGGTGATGGCCGACGCCCAGGCGCGGGGTGTGGAACTGCTTCTGCCCCTGGACAACGTGGTCGCCAAAGAGGTTGCGGAGGGGGCCGAGACGCAGACAACCCCGGATGAGAACGTGCCCGAGGGCTGGATCGGCGTCGACATCGGCCCCAGGACCATCGCGCGCTTCCGGGAGAAAATCCTGGGCGCCAAGACCATCGTCTGGAACGGCCCGATGGGGGTTTTCGAGAAGGACCCCTTTGCCAAAGGCACATTTGCCATTGCTGAGGCCCTGGCTGAGGCGACGAAGAAAGGGGCTACGACGGTTGTGGGAGGCGGCGACTCTGCGGCGGCCATTGCCAAGGCGGGGCTCGAGGACAAAGTCTCCCACGTGTCCACCGGTGGAGGAGCTTCCCTGGAGTTCCTGGCCGGCCTCACCCTTCCAGGAGTCGCTGCTCTTACTGACAAGTGA